A genomic window from Ruminiclostridium cellulolyticum H10 includes:
- a CDS encoding LacI family DNA-binding transcriptional regulator: MKDVASKSGLSIATISKYINGGNVLEENRKIIDKVIKELGFEVNEIARGLKTSKTKTIGLLIPSLENIFFTSIVSNIESVLIKSGYSTIICDYKEDKDLEKQKLDFLLKKMVDGIITMPMGNDSEAIKSVIKRNIPVVLIDRALRDIDCDTVLVDNLNAAYNAIEQLIILGHKRIGIICGPDEIYTAQERLKGYERVHEDYNMSIDSSLVKKGDYQVESGYRLLSELIKMEEPPTAILVTNYEMTLGALMAVNEGNVKIPDDISFIGFDNLQLSKVVKPPLSIVIQPVQQIGEVAANTILKRLKGDTSNFPSMIRLKTELIMKESVQKLETN, from the coding sequence ATAAAGGATGTTGCCAGCAAGTCAGGTCTCTCAATTGCAACAATATCCAAATATATCAATGGCGGCAATGTCCTTGAGGAAAACCGAAAAATTATAGACAAAGTAATCAAGGAACTTGGTTTTGAAGTAAATGAGATAGCCAGGGGACTGAAAACCAGCAAGACAAAAACTATAGGTTTATTGATTCCCAGTCTTGAAAATATATTCTTTACAAGCATTGTATCAAATATTGAAAGCGTTCTAATTAAAAGCGGTTATAGTACAATAATATGTGACTATAAAGAAGACAAAGATCTTGAAAAACAAAAGCTTGATTTCTTGTTAAAGAAAATGGTAGACGGCATTATAACAATGCCTATGGGAAACGATTCGGAAGCAATCAAGTCGGTTATTAAAAGAAACATTCCGGTAGTTTTGATTGACAGGGCTTTAAGGGATATTGATTGTGATACCGTGCTTGTTGATAATCTAAATGCAGCCTATAATGCTATTGAACAGTTAATTATTCTGGGGCACAAAAGAATAGGCATTATTTGCGGTCCTGATGAAATCTATACTGCCCAGGAGCGTTTAAAGGGATATGAAAGAGTACACGAGGATTATAATATGTCAATTGACAGCAGTCTGGTGAAAAAAGGGGATTATCAGGTTGAAAGCGGGTACAGGCTGCTGAGCGAATTAATAAAAATGGAGGAGCCTCCCACCGCCATTTTGGTTACGAATTATGAAATGACTTTAGGAGCTTTGATGGCAGTAAATGAGGGTAACGTTAAGATTCCGGATGATATTTCTTTTATCGGATTTGACAATCTTCAGCTTTCAAAAGTCGTGAAGCCTCCGTTATCCATAGTAATTCAGCCTGTTCAACAAATTGGTGAAGTTGCTGCAAATACCATTTTGAAAAGGCTTAAGGGGGATACATCAAACTTCCCGTCCATGATCCGTTTAAAAACCGAATTGATCATGAAGGAATCGGTCCAAAAATTGGAAACTAACTAA
- a CDS encoding glycoside hydrolase family 31 protein translates to MLEAIKPKQAKVTEVQRSEGALVLNTENGLLKIEPVNANIIRVVYTLEDKFSAVRGLGIEPQKVFEGWEFKENEQTVMLDTGELQLYIRKSDSRMTYFDGKGRRLTGEPEKNGKELVPFDSFKTVLDDTAVVEKIETPDGIKEVVLDSKKKYDRQLYHTRLNFEWDKDEALYGMGQNEEGYLNLRGTRQYIHQANMKIAMPFLMSTNGYGILLDTYAPVIFNDNAFGSYLYGEASAELDYYFIRGESFDQIIGGYRQLTGRASMLPLWAFGFMQSQERYETQQEIIDTVKRYRELGVPLDGIVLDWQSWEEGMWGQKTFDTERFPDAKNMMEQVHELGAHLMISIWPNMVEHCENYKEMKANNGLFQRSEIYNAFSSEARKLYWKQAKEGLFSKGVDAWWCDSSEPFTPEWNNPVKPEPDQNLTAFHNTCRTYMDEVYTNAYPYMHAKTIYEGQRETDGQKRVVNLTRSGYTGIQKYGTILWSGDTSAKWSTLKNQIAAGLNYCASGLPYWTMDIGAFFVKQGHMWFWDGDYEGGCSDLGYRELYTRWYQLGAFLPVFRSHGTDCRREIWNYGKKGEFFYDAIEKITHLRYQLMPYIYSLAGMVSQKHGTILRLLAFDFINDAKVYDIDDQFMFGPSLMVCPVTAPMYYEADSKPIEGVAKTRKVYLPAGSDWYDFWTEKRFKGGQSIEAEAPIDRIPIYVKAGSILPMSEQIQHTGQMKDDCFMLVVYPGEDGSFTLYQDERNGYGYEEGKFTTTELTWSDSEKKLTIHPHKGEYPSMPEKVTFLKRIVG, encoded by the coding sequence ATGTTGGAAGCAATCAAACCCAAACAGGCAAAAGTCACCGAAGTTCAACGAAGCGAGGGTGCTCTGGTTCTCAACACCGAAAATGGTTTACTAAAGATAGAACCAGTTAATGCCAATATAATCAGGGTAGTGTACACACTGGAAGACAAATTCTCTGCCGTTCGGGGGCTTGGCATTGAACCGCAAAAAGTATTTGAAGGCTGGGAGTTCAAGGAGAATGAACAAACAGTAATGCTTGATACTGGAGAGCTGCAGCTTTACATTAGGAAATCCGACAGCCGTATGACTTATTTTGATGGTAAAGGCAGACGCCTGACAGGGGAACCTGAAAAGAACGGCAAGGAGCTGGTTCCCTTTGATTCCTTCAAAACAGTTCTGGATGATACGGCAGTTGTTGAAAAAATTGAAACTCCGGATGGTATAAAGGAAGTAGTGCTGGATTCCAAGAAGAAATATGACCGTCAGCTATACCATACAAGACTTAATTTTGAATGGGACAAAGACGAAGCCCTTTATGGCATGGGACAGAATGAAGAAGGCTATCTGAACCTGAGAGGAACCCGCCAGTATATTCATCAGGCCAATATGAAGATAGCCATGCCGTTTCTCATGTCAACTAACGGCTACGGAATACTGTTGGATACGTACGCCCCGGTTATATTCAATGATAATGCCTTTGGATCATACCTGTACGGTGAAGCTTCGGCAGAGCTGGATTATTATTTTATACGGGGAGAAAGCTTTGACCAAATTATAGGAGGCTACCGCCAATTGACTGGCCGGGCATCCATGCTTCCACTCTGGGCCTTTGGATTTATGCAGTCTCAGGAGAGGTATGAAACCCAACAGGAGATTATTGACACGGTCAAGCGTTATCGTGAACTTGGTGTTCCACTGGACGGTATTGTCCTTGACTGGCAGTCCTGGGAAGAAGGTATGTGGGGGCAGAAAACCTTTGATACAGAGCGTTTTCCAGATGCTAAAAACATGATGGAGCAAGTACATGAGCTGGGAGCTCACCTTATGATATCTATATGGCCCAATATGGTCGAGCATTGTGAAAATTACAAGGAAATGAAAGCTAATAACGGTTTGTTCCAGCGTTCTGAAATATATAATGCATTTAGTTCCGAAGCAAGGAAATTGTATTGGAAACAGGCCAAGGAAGGATTATTTTCAAAGGGAGTGGATGCTTGGTGGTGCGATTCCAGTGAACCATTTACTCCTGAATGGAACAATCCTGTAAAACCGGAGCCAGATCAGAACTTGACGGCCTTTCACAACACTTGCAGAACATATATGGATGAGGTATATACAAATGCGTACCCATATATGCATGCCAAGACAATATATGAAGGACAGCGGGAGACCGATGGGCAAAAAAGAGTTGTCAATCTGACAAGAAGCGGTTATACAGGTATACAAAAGTATGGAACCATTCTGTGGTCGGGTGATACCAGTGCCAAATGGTCAACTCTTAAAAATCAGATTGCTGCAGGCTTGAATTATTGTGCATCAGGCTTACCGTACTGGACTATGGATATAGGAGCATTCTTTGTAAAGCAGGGACACATGTGGTTCTGGGACGGAGACTATGAAGGCGGTTGCAGCGATCTGGGCTATAGAGAGCTTTATACAAGGTGGTATCAGCTGGGTGCATTCCTGCCGGTGTTCAGATCTCATGGTACCGATTGCCGGAGGGAAATATGGAATTATGGGAAGAAGGGTGAATTTTTTTACGACGCCATAGAGAAGATAACACACTTGAGATATCAGCTCATGCCGTATATATATTCACTTGCAGGTATGGTTTCACAGAAGCATGGCACAATTTTAAGATTGCTTGCATTTGATTTTATTAATGATGCAAAAGTGTATGATATCGACGACCAGTTTATGTTTGGTCCCAGTCTGATGGTATGTCCGGTGACTGCTCCTATGTACTATGAAGCGGATAGCAAGCCTATTGAGGGAGTAGCAAAGACAAGAAAAGTATATCTGCCTGCCGGCAGTGACTGGTATGATTTCTGGACTGAAAAGCGGTTTAAGGGAGGTCAGTCCATTGAAGCCGAGGCACCTATTGACAGGATTCCAATATACGTTAAGGCCGGTTCAATTCTGCCTATGTCTGAGCAGATACAGCATACCGGGCAAATGAAGGATGATTGTTTCATGCTGGTTGTATACCCGGGAGAGGACGGAAGCTTCACACTTTATCAGGATGAACGGAATGGATATGGTTATGAAGAAGGCAAATTTACAACAACGGAATTAACCTGGTCCGACAGCGAAAAGAAGCTTACAATCCATCCGCACAAGGGAGAATATCCGAGTATGCCTGAAAAGGTAACCTTTTTAAAAAGAATTGTAGGATAA
- a CDS encoding AraC family transcriptional regulator: MDLTNASNFEHISFNDITFPFNCFYIKNSNTLPHWHNHFEMVFSQKGSCMVYINGSSFLVSENQLIIIPPGSLHSIFPQGSCSYCAIVAGESLFEGLVADPHISEVLTPFMSIGFYPPLHLSEKDRVFKKCFLLVHELQRENDQKRNGYGARIKSQMIILFSVLQESLPSEFFKKNKLPDSTRLIKYSLDYLRIHYSERITVNDMSVYCHLSIQHFSRLFKACTGKTFVEYLTLFRLEKARKILIGTDIPITQIPDLVGFCNSNYFCRLYKKYYGHPPSKDRIKPSEGG, from the coding sequence ATGGACTTAACAAATGCAAGCAATTTTGAACATATTAGTTTTAACGATATTACATTTCCATTTAATTGCTTTTATATTAAAAACTCAAATACTCTTCCACATTGGCATAACCACTTTGAAATGGTATTTTCACAAAAGGGCAGCTGTATGGTATATATTAACGGCTCAAGCTTTTTGGTTTCTGAAAATCAACTGATAATCATTCCACCCGGAAGCCTTCACAGCATCTTCCCTCAGGGCTCCTGCAGCTATTGTGCTATTGTAGCCGGAGAAAGTTTATTTGAAGGGTTGGTTGCAGATCCTCATATTTCTGAAGTATTGACCCCGTTTATGTCAATAGGCTTTTACCCGCCGCTCCACCTTTCAGAAAAAGACAGGGTTTTTAAAAAATGTTTTTTACTGGTACATGAGCTTCAAAGGGAAAATGATCAGAAAAGGAACGGTTATGGTGCCCGAATAAAAAGTCAAATGATAATACTTTTTTCGGTACTTCAAGAAAGCCTTCCATCGGAATTTTTTAAAAAGAACAAGCTGCCGGATTCAACACGCCTGATTAAGTACTCTCTGGATTATTTGCGTATTCATTACAGTGAACGGATTACGGTTAATGACATGAGCGTATACTGCCACTTGAGTATTCAGCATTTTAGCAGACTCTTCAAAGCCTGTACGGGAAAAACTTTCGTTGAATACCTTACACTGTTCCGCCTGGAAAAAGCGAGAAAAATTCTGATCGGCACAGATATTCCGATAACCCAAATTCCCGATCTGGTTGGCTTCTGCAATAGCAACTATTTTTGCAGACTCTATAAAAAATATTACGGCCATCCCCCTTCCAAGGATCGAATTAAACCCTCAGAAGGAGGTTGA